A single window of Archangium gephyra DNA harbors:
- a CDS encoding helix-turn-helix transcriptional regulator, translating to MEPLDSQDQRLLEDLRARLDLVEPGVDVMPALVEALREALRAERSLAYGVDIGPERYQVSYLHSSGFSLSPETAYASLDGFVGTRRDPWGYFNPANPQPSQRNRELQFQAPGLESAPPVAPRDDRFTLWKTLGIPSEEQARIQTQVRASIGGFLQECGLERMMFLRVLVCDGPALLGWVGAMRSEPFNPRELHLLRELIPSLQRRLALDARLREAGMLHAALEASLESLGQAAYVVTANGRVAFANSMGRARLEQDAGLVAEALKKHLRGEPTGAELSFTPLRLTGTPAHYLAIVQAEPQHALARVHALSSGWGLTAREMEVLGRLVRGESNKAIALHLGCAERTVEVHVTRILAKAQVESRSALIAKCFLAS from the coding sequence TTGGAACCATTGGATTCGCAGGATCAGCGATTGTTGGAGGACCTGCGGGCCCGACTCGACCTTGTCGAGCCGGGGGTGGATGTGATGCCCGCCCTGGTGGAGGCCTTGCGGGAAGCCCTGCGCGCGGAGCGCAGCCTCGCGTATGGCGTGGACATCGGGCCCGAGCGCTACCAGGTGAGCTACCTGCACTCCTCCGGCTTCTCCCTGTCGCCGGAGACGGCCTACGCCTCCCTGGACGGCTTCGTCGGAACCCGGCGCGATCCCTGGGGGTACTTCAACCCCGCCAACCCCCAGCCCTCCCAGCGCAACCGCGAGCTGCAGTTCCAGGCGCCCGGGCTGGAGTCCGCGCCTCCGGTCGCGCCGCGGGATGACCGGTTCACCCTCTGGAAGACGCTCGGAATCCCCTCGGAGGAGCAGGCGCGGATCCAGACCCAGGTGCGCGCCTCCATCGGAGGCTTCCTCCAGGAGTGCGGACTGGAGCGGATGATGTTCCTGCGCGTGCTCGTCTGCGACGGCCCGGCCCTGCTGGGGTGGGTGGGGGCGATGCGCTCGGAGCCCTTCAACCCGCGGGAGCTGCACCTGCTGCGCGAGCTCATCCCCTCGCTGCAGCGCCGGCTGGCGCTGGATGCGCGTCTGCGCGAGGCGGGGATGCTCCACGCGGCCCTCGAGGCGTCGCTGGAGTCGCTCGGCCAGGCGGCGTACGTGGTGACGGCCAACGGCCGCGTGGCGTTCGCCAACAGCATGGGGCGGGCCCGGCTCGAGCAGGACGCCGGACTCGTGGCGGAGGCCCTGAAGAAGCACCTGCGGGGCGAGCCGACCGGCGCGGAGCTGAGCTTCACCCCGTTGCGCCTCACCGGCACGCCCGCGCACTACCTGGCCATCGTCCAGGCCGAGCCCCAGCATGCCCTCGCCCGCGTGCATGCGCTCAGCTCCGGCTGGGGGCTCACGGCCCGGGAGATGGAGGTGCTCGGCCGGCTCGTGCGCGGTGAGTCCAACAAGGCCATCGCCCTGCACCTGGGCTGCGCGGAGCGCACCGTGGAGGTGCACGTCACCCGCATCCTCGCCAAGGCCCAGGTGGAGAGCCGCTCGGCGCTCATCGCCAAGTGCTTCCTGGCCTCCTGA
- a CDS encoding metallophosphoesterase produces MSSPRVQSALARATEAVRRGPHSTPPDGQRRPVRLAIGDPQADFTRFLAILDHHGLLGPEGWLRPEVQLLSVGDHFDWGKPAEREEAATSALRLVAWMAAHPADQAVLLLGNHDLGRVGELAGFTDARFAAAQAEADGIYRGEDTDEARERDFLTRYPELPNVELAARDFGNFREVQRDWVASLLRAGRFRVAHAAAEHLLVLHAGVTQEDLRVVGLSESHQAHAPTVADALNRALDTAVAAWKQGPFSMPGLYQPGSAAYGEGRGIFYHRPSLLPEDAAHRAATPRRRFDPRRLPPGLTQVVGHTRDKRSRELLALPREGARDGALRHLVTDGTTLQYSLGPPPPTGPGEAVLLFTDGGMRESPVEAYELLDLDARAPARPLGHAHQEGQG; encoded by the coding sequence GTGAGCTCCCCTCGCGTCCAGTCCGCTCTCGCCCGCGCCACCGAGGCCGTCCGCCGTGGCCCCCACTCCACGCCGCCCGATGGCCAGCGCCGCCCCGTGCGCCTCGCCATCGGGGACCCCCAGGCGGACTTCACCCGCTTCCTCGCCATCCTCGACCACCATGGGCTGCTCGGCCCGGAGGGGTGGCTGCGGCCCGAGGTGCAGCTGCTCTCGGTGGGGGACCACTTCGACTGGGGCAAGCCCGCCGAGCGCGAGGAGGCGGCCACGAGCGCGCTGCGGCTGGTGGCGTGGATGGCGGCGCACCCGGCGGACCAGGCGGTGCTGCTGCTGGGCAACCACGACCTGGGCCGCGTGGGCGAGCTCGCCGGCTTCACCGACGCGCGCTTCGCCGCCGCCCAGGCGGAGGCGGACGGCATCTACCGGGGAGAGGACACCGACGAGGCCCGCGAGCGCGACTTCCTCACCCGCTACCCGGAGCTGCCCAACGTGGAGCTGGCGGCCCGCGACTTCGGCAATTTCCGCGAGGTGCAGCGCGACTGGGTGGCGTCCCTGCTGCGCGCCGGGCGCTTCCGGGTGGCCCACGCCGCGGCGGAGCACCTGCTCGTGCTGCACGCGGGCGTCACGCAAGAGGACCTGCGCGTGGTGGGCCTGTCCGAGTCCCACCAGGCCCACGCGCCCACGGTGGCGGACGCGCTGAACCGGGCGCTCGACACCGCGGTGGCCGCCTGGAAGCAAGGGCCCTTCTCCATGCCCGGGCTGTACCAGCCCGGCAGCGCCGCGTATGGCGAGGGCCGCGGCATCTTCTACCACCGCCCCAGCCTGCTCCCCGAGGACGCCGCCCACCGCGCCGCCACGCCCCGGCGCCGGTTCGATCCGCGCCGGCTTCCTCCCGGCCTCACCCAGGTGGTGGGCCACACGCGCGACAAGCGCAGCCGCGAGCTGCTCGCCCTGCCCCGCGAGGGTGCCCGGGATGGAGCGCTGCGCCACCTCGTCACCGACGGCACCACGCTCCAGTACAGCCTCGGCCCCCCACCGCCCACCGGCCCCGGCGAGGCGGTGCTCCTCTTCACCGACGGCGGCATGCGCGAGTCGCCCGTGGAGGCCTACGAGCTCCTCGACCTCGATGCCCGCGCACCCGCACGGCCGCTCGGCCACGCGCACCAGGAAGGACAGGGATGA